The Armatimonadota bacterium DNA segment GCCACGCCCATCCCGCGCACGCTGGCCCTCACGCTGTACGGCGACCTGGACGTCTCGGTGCTGGACGAGCTGCCGCCGGGGCGCCATCCCGTCGCCACCTACTGGCGGTCGGCCGCCGCGCGGCCGAAGGTCTACGCCTTCGTCCGCGAGCAGGTGGCGGCGGGGCGGCAGGCCTTCGTCGTCTGCCCGCTCATCGGCGAGTCGGAGAAGCTGCAGGTGCAGGCGGCGGAGCGCCTGGCCGAGGAGCTGCGCGGGGGGTACCTGCGCGGCCTGCCGGTGAGGCTCCTCCACGGCCGGATGCGCGCGGAGGAGCGCGAGCGCATCATGGAGGCGATGCGCCGCGGCGAGGTGGCGGTGCTGGTGGCCACCTCGGTGATCGAGGTGGGCATCGACATCCCCAACGCCACGGTGATGGTGGTGGAGGACGCGGACCGCTTCGGGTTGGCCCAGCTCCACCAGCTGCGCGGCCGCGTGGGGCGGGGTGCGGAGCGCGCCTACTGCATCCTCATCGCCTCGCCCGCCGGCGAGGAGGGGCGGCGGCGGCTGCAGGTGATGACGGAGACGACCGACGGCTTCCGCATCGCCCAGGAGGACCTGCTGCTGCGCGGGCCGGGGGAGATCCTGGGGACGCGCCAGCACGGGCTGCCGGACCTGCGCGTGGCCGACCTGCAGCGCGACCTGCCCCTCCTGGAGGCGGCGCGCGCCGCCGCCGAGGCCATCGTGCGGGCCGACCCCCCGCTGCGCGCCGCGGAGCACCGGGCCCTGCGCGAGGCGGTGCGCCGCCGCTTCGCCGGCGCCGGGCTGGTCGCCGTGGGGTAGGCGGTGAGAGGTCGCCGCGGGTCGCCGGGCGGTCGGCGGGCGCTGCCGGGCGCCCGGGGCGGCGCGCCAGGCGGGCGCCGGACGGGCCGCGGGTCAGCGGGCGTGCGTCCGACCGCGGCGCGGGTGCGGGAGGCGCTCTTCAACAGCCTGGGGGCGCGCACGGTGGGGGCTGATGTCCTCGACCTCTTCGCCGGCACGGGCGCCCTCGGCCTGGAGGCCCTCCGCCGCGGCGCGGCGTCCGCCGTCTTCGTCGAGCGGGACGCGCGATTGGCCGATCAGATCCGCGCGGCGGCGCGCGCCTTCCCTGAGGCGGCGGTGGAGGTGTGGCGGGCCGACGTGGCCGCCGCCCTGGGGCGGCTGGCCGCCGCCGGGCGGGCGTTCGACCTGATCCTGCTCGACCCGCCCTACGGGACCGGCGCCCTCCAGGCCACGCTCGATGCGCTGGCCGCCGGGCCGCTGCTGCGTCCGGGCGGGCGGGTGGTGGCGGAGGGGCACTGGCGCGAGACTCCGCGCACCCCGCCGGGGTGGCGGCTGGTGCGCGAAGCCCGCTACGGCGAGACCGGGCTGTGGTTCTTCACCCAGGCGGCGGACGACGCCGAGGAGGGGAGGGCATGACCACCGTCCTCTACCCGGGGAGTTTCGACCCGGTGCACTACGGCCACCTCGACGTGATCCGCCGGGCCGCCGCCGTCTTCGAGCGGGTGGTCGTGGGGGTCGCCCGCGAGACCCACAAGGCCGCTCCCCTCTTCGACGTGGAGGTGCGGGTGCGGCTGCTGCAGGAGGCGGTGGCGGCGCTGGTGGCGGCGGAGCCGGCGCTGCGCCGCGTGGAGGTGCGCGCCTACGAGGGGC contains these protein-coding regions:
- the rsmD gene encoding 16S rRNA (guanine(966)-N(2))-methyltransferase RsmD, with translation MRPTAARVREALFNSLGARTVGADVLDLFAGTGALGLEALRRGAASAVFVERDARLADQIRAAARAFPEAAVEVWRADVAAALGRLAAAGRAFDLILLDPPYGTGALQATLDALAAGPLLRPGGRVVAEGHWRETPRTPPGWRLVREARYGETGLWFFTQAADDAEEGRA